A stretch of Sulfurimonas xiamenensis DNA encodes these proteins:
- a CDS encoding L,D-transpeptidase family protein gives MVKSFLIIIICQMFVYAGEQIILVVGDNHHSKKATLTCFEDGVVVFDSFEVNIGKNGLGWGVEKKGLTQDEKEPLKYEGDKKAPIGIFTLDSVFGYQKDLKTKMPYLHATKDLICVDDSDSEFYNQIIQKPKTKPKSYEEMRRDDTQYKLGVVVGYNKKHIKNRGSCIFLHIEKSKDAPTAGCTSMTLENIEKIVSWLDKDKNPILIQITKSQLNQVLKLYPNIRF, from the coding sequence ATGGTAAAAAGTTTCTTAATTATTATAATTTGTCAAATGTTTGTTTATGCCGGTGAACAGATAATTTTGGTTGTCGGTGATAACCATCATTCCAAAAAAGCTACACTAACCTGTTTTGAAGACGGCGTAGTGGTTTTTGACTCTTTTGAAGTTAATATTGGCAAGAATGGTTTAGGGTGGGGAGTTGAGAAAAAAGGATTGACTCAGGATGAAAAAGAGCCTCTAAAATATGAAGGCGATAAAAAAGCACCTATCGGAATATTTACTCTTGATTCAGTATTTGGCTATCAAAAAGATTTAAAAACGAAAATGCCTTATTTGCATGCGACCAAAGATTTAATCTGCGTTGATGATTCCGATTCAGAATTTTACAATCAAATCATTCAAAAACCAAAAACTAAACCAAAAAGTTATGAGGAGATGAGAAGAGATGACACTCAATATAAATTAGGGGTAGTTGTAGGATACAATAAGAAGCATATTAAAAATAGAGGTTCTTGTATATTTTTACATATTGAAAAATCAAAAGATGCACCCACTGCTGGATGCACATCTATGACTTTAGAGAATATTGAAAAAATAGTATCCTGGCTAGATAAAGATAAAAATCCTATTTTAATACAAATTACAAAGTCGCAATTAAATCAAGTATTAAAACTCTATCCAAATATTAGATTTTAA
- a CDS encoding DUF819 domain-containing protein produces the protein MISSSLLYLFSLALLAAVIAFVEQKSASKFFRFVPSFVLIYIFSMSFASFGVFDKNEAIDAVYSNTKQNLLPAMLFLMLLQVDIRDFFKLGKPLLVAYILALFSLSFGFILISFVFDFNIETASAFGALSGSWMGGVANMVAVGSALGVSQEAFGYALIVDSVNYTVWIMFLLFLTPFAHMFNTFTSSHEQMAKLSEIGCACTIGAKRYWFLILLSIVVAFAVNLIASSGFVLLNYTTTTVVIATLLGVLGSFTKLKELNGSSEVATSMLYMLIALIGSKAVFENFSGVGALVIAGFCILLIHAIIMVVGAKIFKLDLFSIAIASLSNIGGVASASILAATYNKALVGVGVLMAVMGYLVGTFGGLLIGKILMELAK, from the coding sequence ATGATTAGTTCGTCTCTTCTCTACCTCTTTTCTTTGGCGCTTCTTGCCGCAGTTATTGCGTTTGTTGAGCAAAAGAGCGCTTCAAAATTTTTTAGGTTTGTTCCCTCTTTTGTTCTGATATATATCTTTAGCATGTCGTTTGCATCGTTTGGAGTGTTTGATAAAAATGAAGCGATAGATGCGGTATATAGTAATACAAAACAGAATCTTCTCCCCGCTATGCTCTTTTTGATGCTTCTGCAGGTGGATATAAGAGACTTTTTTAAACTAGGAAAACCGCTTCTTGTGGCGTATATATTGGCGCTCTTTTCGCTCTCTTTTGGGTTTATACTTATCTCTTTTGTTTTTGATTTTAACATAGAGACGGCGTCGGCTTTTGGAGCACTGAGTGGGAGCTGGATGGGCGGAGTGGCAAATATGGTAGCCGTCGGCTCGGCTCTTGGCGTAAGCCAAGAGGCATTTGGTTACGCACTTATAGTAGATAGCGTGAACTATACCGTTTGGATAATGTTTCTGCTATTTTTGACCCCTTTTGCCCACATGTTCAACACTTTTACCTCTTCTCATGAACAGATGGCAAAACTGAGTGAAATAGGGTGCGCATGCACCATCGGAGCAAAGAGATACTGGTTTTTGATACTTTTGTCTATTGTCGTCGCATTTGCGGTGAATCTTATCGCCTCAAGCGGATTTGTGCTTTTGAACTATACTACAACTACTGTTGTGATTGCAACTCTGCTTGGCGTTCTAGGTTCGTTTACAAAGTTAAAAGAGCTAAACGGCTCAAGCGAAGTTGCAACCTCGATGCTCTATATGCTAATAGCGCTTATAGGCTCAAAAGCGGTGTTTGAGAACTTTAGCGGCGTGGGCGCTCTGGTCATTGCAGGGTTTTGTATATTGCTCATTCATGCCATCATCATGGTAGTGGGAGCAAAAATATTCAAGCTTGATCTCTTTAGCATTGCCATAGCCTCACTATCAAACATAGGCGGCGTAGCTTCGGCTTCAATACTAGCGGCGACCTACAATAAAGCGCTTGTGGGCGTAGGCGTGCTTATGGCGGTAATGGGGTATCTTGTCGGAACTTTCGGCGGATTGTTGATTGGAAAAATTTTAATGGAGCTTGCAAAATGA
- a CDS encoding cytochrome c family protein has protein sequence MSLLSIYKDVSIKKISLLLFLSLSLFANDGVHKFASSKECKECHPKIYNEYYGSMHANATPDKDPIHKAVWDKHPHKNKLEQYSCGKCHSPAANNLDKMITKGQKALPDTQNETHQEAISCAYCHRIQSIEKHKLNNTNIISKTSKKYYSSQKSSLESPYHKTITQNNQHFADGNVCVGCHSHNLNKHGLNLCSTNINDEMSQANCVSCHMPKVNGSVSSINETKMHSFHGFAGAHYKSEMLSKYVDISILKNIDHFIVNIDNRSSHALLLHPMRLAVLKIAVIRDGKTVELEEETFVRVIGKDGKPAMPWLADTTLVDTMIQANEKRAVKRDFKLQKGDRVDVILGWFLVHPESLKSLGLENQEVAKEFHLFKKESFNF, from the coding sequence ATGAGCCTGCTTAGTATATATAAAGATGTATCTATAAAAAAGATATCTCTACTTTTATTTTTATCTTTGTCTCTATTTGCAAATGACGGCGTGCATAAGTTTGCTTCAAGCAAAGAGTGCAAAGAGTGTCACCCTAAAATTTATAATGAATATTACGGTTCTATGCATGCAAATGCAACGCCGGATAAAGACCCGATTCATAAAGCTGTGTGGGATAAACATCCACATAAGAATAAACTTGAACAATACTCTTGCGGGAAATGCCACTCTCCGGCTGCTAACAATCTAGACAAGATGATAACAAAAGGGCAAAAAGCTCTGCCCGATACTCAGAATGAAACACATCAAGAAGCTATTAGCTGTGCATATTGTCATCGTATTCAAAGCATAGAGAAGCATAAACTAAACAATACAAATATAATAAGTAAAACTTCAAAAAAATATTACAGCTCCCAAAAAAGTTCTCTTGAGTCACCATATCACAAAACAATAACACAAAACAATCAACATTTTGCTGACGGAAATGTCTGCGTAGGATGCCATTCTCACAACCTTAACAAACATGGCTTAAATCTCTGCTCCACAAATATTAATGATGAGATGAGTCAGGCAAACTGTGTAAGTTGTCATATGCCAAAAGTAAATGGCAGCGTTTCATCCATCAATGAGACAAAAATGCACTCTTTTCACGGTTTTGCAGGAGCTCACTATAAATCAGAAATGCTTAGCAAATATGTTGATATCTCTATTCTTAAAAACATTGACCATTTTATAGTAAATATTGACAATCGCTCTTCTCATGCACTTCTTCTTCATCCTATGCGCTTAGCAGTTTTAAAAATAGCTGTTATTAGAGACGGCAAAACAGTAGAACTTGAAGAAGAGACTTTTGTAAGAGTTATAGGCAAAGACGGCAAACCTGCAATGCCGTGGCTAGCAGATACCACATTAGTAGACACCATGATTCAGGCAAATGAAAAAAGAGCAGTTAAAAGAGATTTTAAACTTCAAAAAGGTGATAGAGTTGATGTGATATTAGGCTGGTTTTTAGTACATCCAGAATCTCTTAAATCCCTTGGTCTTGAAAACCAAGAGGTTGCAAAAGAGTTTCACCTCTTTAAAAAAGAGAGTTTTAACTTTTAA
- a CDS encoding exonuclease domain-containing protein: MIKKYIILDTETTGTGDFDRIIQLGYMVLGSKEIEIHNEFFSSNVPINFAAMEVHGITPEMIEGKTACKESISYKRLLELNTPENYLIIHNAPFDIGMLEKEGFKTQMKVIDTLRVAKHIFPDEEAHRLQYFRYKMELYKEEQKEADTLGIKIKAHDAIGDVLVLKLFLSKLKEIILNQFPGENPVEKMVDLTATPILIKSFNFGKYKGKTLQEVALSDAGYLRWMLTNMENLDDDMRYSINTILGI; the protein is encoded by the coding sequence TTGATAAAAAAATATATTATTTTAGATACAGAAACAACGGGAACTGGAGATTTCGACAGAATTATACAATTGGGATATATGGTTTTAGGTTCAAAAGAAATTGAAATTCATAATGAATTTTTCAGCTCTAATGTTCCGATTAATTTCGCCGCTATGGAAGTTCACGGAATCACTCCTGAGATGATTGAAGGCAAAACTGCATGTAAAGAGAGTATTTCATACAAAAGACTTTTAGAGCTCAACACCCCAGAAAATTATTTAATTATTCACAATGCTCCTTTTGATATAGGGATGCTTGAAAAAGAGGGTTTTAAAACTCAAATGAAAGTTATAGACACGCTAAGAGTCGCAAAACACATTTTTCCAGATGAAGAAGCCCATAGACTTCAATATTTTCGTTATAAAATGGAACTGTATAAAGAGGAACAAAAAGAAGCAGACACTTTGGGCATAAAGATAAAAGCTCACGATGCTATCGGCGATGTTTTAGTTTTAAAACTGTTTTTAAGTAAATTAAAAGAAATTATTTTAAATCAATTTCCAGGTGAAAATCCGGTTGAGAAAATGGTTGATTTAACTGCAACTCCTATTTTAATAAAATCATTTAATTTTGGAAAATATAAAGGCAAAACTCTTCAAGAAGTAGCATTAAGCGATGCGGGATATCTAAGATGGATGCTTACAAATATGGAAAATCTCGATGATGATATGCGTTATTCAATCAACACAATTTTGGGCATTTAA
- a CDS encoding acyl-CoA acyltransferase yields the protein MSINIRKATNDDAPFLAQMILQSTRADKKIGIYDLIFKTTKDEEVLNYLEKLVNTTAKSGCHFTNFLIAEIDGKSVGSLCTYEPRIATREVFLEALSEIGIDGEDSEYLGLMDICGFALNTRTLIFDYMEELEGFMDVGILKALMHKSLLAARLKGYRIAQTIVEIGSLETLLYYKKLGFKEVKERKCELYKEIFGRPGLILLSIEF from the coding sequence ATGAGTATTAATATAAGAAAAGCTACTAATGATGATGCACCTTTTTTAGCACAGATGATTTTGCAGAGTACTAGAGCTGATAAAAAAATCGGAATTTATGATCTGATTTTTAAAACTACAAAAGATGAAGAAGTTTTAAATTATTTAGAAAAATTAGTAAATACTACAGCAAAAAGTGGTTGTCATTTTACTAATTTTTTAATTGCAGAGATTGATGGCAAAAGTGTAGGTTCTCTCTGTACTTATGAGCCAAGAATCGCAACAAGAGAGGTTTTTTTAGAAGCTCTTAGTGAAATTGGTATTGATGGTGAAGATAGTGAATATCTAGGTTTGATGGATATTTGCGGATTTGCTCTAAACACTAGAACATTGATTTTTGACTATATGGAAGAGCTGGAAGGTTTTATGGATGTTGGTATTTTAAAAGCACTTATGCATAAAAGTTTACTTGCTGCAAGGTTAAAAGGGTATCGCATCGCACAAACAATAGTTGAAATAGGTTCATTAGAAACTCTTCTGTACTACAAAAAACTTGGTTTTAAAGAGGTCAAAGAGAGAAAATGCGAATTATACAAAGAAATTTTTGGTAGACCGGGTCTGATTTTATTGTCTATTGAATTTTGA
- the nhaA gene encoding Na+/H+ antiporter NhaA, whose product MKKLYAPWEKAFEKVATPFERFLHAQTTTGLILVFTTIIALVLANSPLAEQYLHIFHSNIDIYINKLGISMSIHHWINDGLMAMFFFVIGLEIKRNILVGELSDIKVAMLPIISALGGMIMPALIYYSLNFDSAGAHGWGIPMATDIAFAISALVLLKNRVSTALVTFLVALAIVDDLGAVVVIALFYTEQIHMVYLGLAFASLFVMIMFNRFGIHAVIPYFTVGLIMWFFMLESGVHATIAGVIAAMAIPSRPKYAPVNFATHIKNQVDEYNSYPLQEDYRLHENQKAILDNIKKRITALSSPASRLEESMHLPVSLIVIPLFALANAGVSIDFSSAATEIANPVSFGIIAGLVIGKVLGIAGFALLSIKMGIAKLPHNSNISQLFGVSLLGGIGFTMSIFIAELAFVGNSELIFQAKIGILAASLTAGILGFVWLRFIAKKPEPHLV is encoded by the coding sequence ATGAAGAAATTATATGCACCATGGGAAAAAGCATTTGAAAAAGTAGCCACCCCTTTTGAGAGATTTTTACATGCTCAAACCACAACAGGTTTGATACTTGTCTTTACTACAATTATTGCTCTTGTCCTTGCCAATTCACCGCTGGCAGAACAATATTTACATATTTTTCATTCAAATATAGATATTTATATAAACAAACTGGGCATCTCCATGAGTATACATCACTGGATAAATGATGGACTTATGGCAATGTTTTTCTTTGTAATAGGTTTAGAGATAAAAAGAAATATTTTAGTGGGAGAACTCTCAGATATAAAAGTTGCTATGCTGCCGATTATTTCAGCCCTTGGCGGTATGATTATGCCTGCTCTTATATATTATAGCCTCAATTTTGATAGTGCAGGAGCTCATGGGTGGGGAATACCCATGGCAACAGATATCGCTTTTGCTATTAGTGCCTTGGTTCTTCTAAAAAACAGAGTTTCTACAGCTCTTGTAACCTTTTTGGTAGCTCTTGCAATTGTTGATGACCTTGGTGCAGTTGTTGTTATTGCACTCTTTTACACAGAACAAATTCATATGGTTTATCTTGGACTTGCTTTCGCATCGCTTTTTGTTATGATAATGTTTAACCGTTTTGGTATTCATGCGGTAATTCCATATTTTACAGTCGGTCTTATAATGTGGTTTTTTATGCTTGAGTCTGGAGTACATGCAACGATAGCTGGTGTTATTGCTGCTATGGCAATTCCTTCAAGACCAAAATATGCTCCAGTTAATTTTGCAACCCACATCAAAAATCAAGTTGATGAGTATAACAGCTATCCTCTTCAAGAAGATTATAGACTACATGAAAATCAAAAAGCAATCCTTGACAACATAAAAAAGAGAATAACTGCATTAAGTTCACCGGCTTCAAGACTTGAAGAGTCAATGCATCTTCCTGTAAGTTTGATTGTTATTCCGCTTTTTGCACTTGCAAATGCCGGTGTCTCAATCGATTTTTCTTCAGCTGCCACTGAAATTGCAAATCCTGTATCTTTTGGAATAATTGCAGGTCTTGTTATAGGAAAAGTTTTAGGAATAGCCGGTTTCGCATTACTGAGCATAAAAATGGGCATTGCAAAACTTCCTCACAACAGCAATATAAGTCAGCTTTTTGGAGTTTCACTTCTTGGAGGTATCGGTTTTACTATGTCTATATTTATAGCTGAATTGGCATTTGTCGGAAATAGCGAGCTTATCTTTCAAGCAAAAATCGGAATATTAGCAGCTTCATTAACTGCCGGAATATTAGGATTTGTCTGGCTTAGATTTATAGCAAAAAAACCAGAGCCTCATCTTGTTTAA
- a CDS encoding dipeptide epimerase: MKITKISAEVKKIALKTPFKTALRETSNVEFVRVYVEDENGHIGIGEASATKAITGEDIETILGSIGSVKELFLHLTCSEALDKLHTISEIGSSAKASLDIAFVHLLAQEQKKALYEYFAAKDLTFLKTDVTVSLNSAEEMLCDSKKAYSNKMEMLKVKVGSDVLHAIDIVRKIAKELPSVEILVDANQAWNLEKATLFINNMLDLKIELIEQPVIASDLESLKKITELSHIPILADEAVFTLEDAKKVLESKSADMINIKFMKCGGVTKAIEILEYARQSGVKCMLGSMLEGPYSINMALHLALAYRDVIKYIDLDSPLLYKEPSNELDFEFNGCKIILIKKY, from the coding sequence ATGAAAATAACAAAAATAAGTGCAGAAGTAAAAAAGATTGCGCTAAAAACCCCATTCAAAACTGCTCTGCGAGAGACTTCAAATGTAGAATTTGTAAGAGTATATGTTGAAGATGAAAACGGTCATATCGGCATAGGTGAAGCGTCCGCTACGAAAGCGATAACGGGCGAAGACATAGAGACTATTTTAGGTTCCATCGGCAGTGTTAAAGAGCTGTTTTTGCATCTTACATGCAGTGAAGCTTTAGATAAGCTTCATACGATATCTGAAATTGGTTCAAGCGCAAAAGCTTCTCTTGATATTGCATTTGTGCATCTTTTGGCACAGGAGCAGAAAAAAGCACTGTATGAGTACTTTGCTGCAAAAGATTTAACTTTTTTAAAAACAGATGTAACCGTGAGTCTCAATAGTGCAGAAGAGATGCTTTGTGATTCAAAAAAGGCGTATAGCAATAAGATGGAGATGCTTAAAGTAAAGGTTGGAAGTGATGTTTTGCATGCTATAGATATCGTAAGAAAAATAGCAAAAGAACTTCCATCTGTCGAGATTTTAGTCGATGCAAATCAAGCTTGGAATCTTGAAAAGGCAACATTGTTTATAAACAATATGCTTGATTTAAAAATAGAGCTTATAGAACAGCCTGTTATTGCAAGTGATTTAGAGAGTTTAAAAAAAATTACGGAGCTTTCACATATTCCTATACTTGCAGATGAAGCGGTTTTTACTTTAGAAGATGCAAAAAAAGTTTTAGAGTCAAAGAGTGCCGATATGATAAACATAAAGTTTATGAAGTGCGGCGGGGTTACAAAAGCTATAGAGATTTTGGAGTATGCAAGGCAGAGCGGTGTTAAATGTATGCTCGGTTCAATGCTTGAGGGGCCATACTCTATAAATATGGCGCTGCATTTAGCTCTTGCCTATAGAGATGTTATAAAATATATAGATTTAGACAGCCCTTTGCTTTACAAAGAGCCCTCTAATGAACTTGATTTTGAATTTAACGGATGTAAGATAATTCTTATAAAAAAATATTAA
- a CDS encoding N-acetylmuramoyl-L-alanine amidase: MYKILLIIMIPIFLMALEIKQTPIKFTEERVELTKKYIKFHYNLDVKDIKIIPKIVVIHHTAIDDFADSLFRFTSETLPTNRPDITSGGALNVSAHFMVERDGTIHQLMPLDYMARHVIGLNYNSIGIENVGGANSADNLTKEQLWANIFLVKELKKRFETIEYVIGHYEYRCFEGTPLWLEVDDGYRTFKDDPSVRFMEAIRTNISGFKGAPCKGIDD; this comes from the coding sequence ATGTATAAAATTTTATTGATTATAATGATTCCTATATTTTTAATGGCACTTGAAATAAAACAGACACCGATAAAGTTTACAGAAGAAAGAGTCGAACTTACAAAAAAATACATCAAATTTCACTACAATTTAGATGTAAAAGATATTAAAATTATTCCAAAAATTGTAGTAATTCATCATACGGCAATAGATGACTTTGCAGATTCACTCTTCCGTTTTACATCTGAGACGCTTCCAACTAACAGACCAGATATAACAAGCGGCGGAGCGCTTAATGTCTCCGCTCACTTTATGGTAGAGCGTGATGGAACCATTCATCAGCTTATGCCGCTTGATTATATGGCGCGTCATGTTATAGGGCTGAACTACAACTCCATCGGCATAGAGAATGTCGGCGGAGCAAACTCTGCGGACAACCTCACAAAAGAACAGCTTTGGGCAAATATCTTCCTTGTAAAAGAGCTCAAAAAACGCTTTGAAACCATAGAGTATGTAATAGGGCACTATGAGTATAGATGCTTTGAAGGCACACCACTTTGGCTTGAGGTAGATGACGGCTACAGAACATTTAAGGATGACCCGTCCGTGCGATTTATGGAGGCTATTAGAACAAATATAAGTGGTTTTAAAGGCGCGCCTTGCAAGGGCATAGATGATTAG
- a CDS encoding Na+/H+ antiporter NhaC family protein, producing MNFDWANIEISSLSLLPSLFAIALALYTRNVMLSLFGGIVLGTFILHDFSFILSIESIFLLFTSLLSQDWILKTLAFAILVGSIMALIEKSGGVNGFVDFMLHKIVLINSPRSALLLSYVVGIIIFVESSITALISGAVGKPLCHKYKIPSAKLAFVCDSTSAPVCSLIVLNGWGALLLGLIATQISLGIINGEAVDVLINSILYNFYSMTALVVTFLAIWFNIDIGAMKNAKYTPKKTEVLSSNSASMSYMLLPLVLMIFFLFIFLYITGKGDILKGSGSSSIFYTMAATLAFTFFYYVGTKNMNIKIWGTTALKGAIKLMPIALILLFAFGIGEITVELKTGHYLASLASENLSIYLLAGVIFLISSLISFATGTSWGTFSIMIPVAVPMAAAMDANIALCIGAVISGGIFGDHCSPISDTTIISSMASDCEVIEHVRTQMPYALISGAISFVLFIVFSLI from the coding sequence TTGAATTTTGATTGGGCTAACATAGAAATATCATCACTCTCTCTTCTTCCTTCTCTATTTGCTATCGCTTTAGCGCTCTATACTAGAAATGTTATGTTATCGCTTTTTGGCGGAATAGTATTGGGTACTTTTATATTACATGATTTTTCTTTTATTTTATCAATAGAATCTATTTTTTTACTATTTACATCTTTATTATCACAAGACTGGATATTGAAAACCTTAGCTTTTGCCATTTTGGTGGGAAGCATAATGGCATTGATTGAAAAATCCGGAGGAGTTAACGGCTTTGTAGATTTTATGCTGCATAAAATTGTATTAATAAATTCACCGCGTTCAGCTTTACTTTTAAGTTATGTGGTTGGTATTATTATTTTTGTCGAGTCATCCATAACAGCTCTTATTTCAGGAGCTGTTGGTAAACCACTTTGCCATAAATACAAGATACCGAGTGCAAAATTGGCTTTTGTGTGTGATTCAACATCCGCTCCTGTTTGCTCTTTGATTGTTTTAAACGGTTGGGGCGCGCTTTTGCTTGGACTTATTGCTACACAGATATCGCTTGGTATTATAAACGGTGAAGCGGTGGATGTTTTGATAAACTCCATTTTATACAATTTTTACTCTATGACAGCGCTTGTTGTCACATTTTTAGCTATATGGTTCAATATAGATATAGGCGCTATGAAAAATGCAAAGTATACTCCTAAAAAAACAGAAGTACTAAGTAGCAACAGCGCAAGTATGTCTTATATGCTTTTACCGCTTGTATTGATGATATTTTTTCTTTTTATCTTTTTGTATATAACAGGCAAAGGCGATATTTTAAAAGGGAGCGGCTCATCTTCTATATTTTACACTATGGCTGCTACTCTTGCTTTTACCTTTTTTTATTATGTCGGCACAAAAAATATGAATATAAAAATATGGGGTACAACAGCTTTAAAAGGGGCGATAAAATTAATGCCCATCGCTTTGATTCTTCTGTTTGCTTTTGGAATAGGTGAAATTACTGTAGAGTTGAAAACAGGGCACTATTTGGCTTCATTGGCTAGTGAAAATTTGAGTATTTATCTTTTGGCAGGAGTGATATTTTTAATAAGTTCTCTTATCTCTTTTGCAACCGGAACAAGCTGGGGAACATTCAGCATTATGATTCCGGTAGCAGTTCCTATGGCAGCGGCAATGGATGCAAATATTGCACTTTGTATCGGAGCCGTAATATCAGGTGGAATTTTTGGTGATCACTGTTCGCCGATTTCAGATACTACAATCATATCTTCAATGGCAAGTGATTGTGAAGTTATAGAACATGTGCGTACGCAGATGCCCTATGCATTAATCAGCGGAGCAATCTCTTTTGTTCTCTTTATAGTTTTTAGCCTTATTTAA
- a CDS encoding AAA family ATPase produces the protein MKATSLTTAINSLVEQKVPTFLWGAPGIGKSSIVKQIAQSRGIGFIDLRLALMDPTDLKGIPFYDKESHTALWAPPAFLPKEGEGILFLDELNSAAPSVQASAYQLILDRKVGEYELPDGWAIVAAGNREGDRGVTYRMPSPLANRFVHFEMSVDVEDWRLWAYKSGVDERVISYISYKNEHLFTFDAKSDIKSFATPRSWEYVNSILESKISSELLLDVISGAVGRDVAVSFLAFIKVMKRLPDIETILKTGSGEYSDEVDVLYALSTGLVSAYLRESSDERLDNLLKYTLGLKSEFAVIIVQDLQRNGITMEHSEVFKEWVEKFAYLLA, from the coding sequence ATGAAAGCAACAAGTTTGACAACCGCAATAAACTCTTTGGTAGAGCAGAAAGTACCGACATTTTTATGGGGTGCGCCGGGAATAGGAAAGTCATCCATAGTCAAACAGATAGCTCAAAGCAGAGGAATAGGTTTTATTGATCTAAGACTTGCTCTTATGGACCCTACAGATCTTAAGGGTATTCCCTTTTACGATAAAGAGTCTCATACCGCACTTTGGGCGCCTCCCGCTTTTCTGCCAAAAGAGGGAGAGGGAATTTTATTTTTAGATGAACTAAACTCTGCTGCTCCCAGTGTTCAGGCTTCCGCATATCAGCTTATACTAGATAGAAAAGTAGGTGAGTATGAACTCCCTGACGGCTGGGCAATAGTAGCTGCAGGCAATCGAGAAGGGGATAGAGGGGTAACATATCGCATGCCAAGTCCGCTTGCAAACAGATTTGTCCATTTTGAGATGAGTGTAGATGTTGAAGACTGGCGGTTATGGGCCTATAAAAGCGGCGTAGATGAAAGGGTGATATCTTACATCTCTTATAAAAATGAACATTTGTTCACATTTGATGCAAAAAGCGATATAAAAAGTTTTGCAACGCCTAGAAGCTGGGAGTATGTAAATAGCATACTTGAAAGTAAAATATCTTCCGAATTACTTTTAGATGTTATTAGCGGCGCAGTCGGCAGAGATGTAGCCGTCTCTTTTTTAGCATTTATAAAAGTTATGAAGAGATTGCCTGATATAGAGACTATTTTAAAAACAGGAAGCGGTGAATACAGCGATGAGGTTGATGTTTTATATGCATTAAGTACTGGTTTGGTAAGTGCATATCTTAGAGAGAGCAGTGATGAGAGACTGGATAATTTACTTAAGTATACTCTTGGATTAAAAAGTGAGTTTGCCGTTATAATAGTTCAAGATTTGCAAAGAAACGGCATTACAATGGAGCATTCAGAAGTTTTTAAAGAGTGGGTTGAGAAGTTTGCATATCTTTTAGCTTAG